A stretch of the Mustela nigripes isolate SB6536 chromosome X, MUSNIG.SB6536, whole genome shotgun sequence genome encodes the following:
- the TLR7 gene encoding toll-like receptor 7: MGQVFPMWTLKRQLFMLLNIILVSELLGARWFPKTLPCDVSLDPPKAHVIVDCTDKHLTEIPGGIPTNVTNLTLTINHIPSLSPASFHQLDYLVEIDFRCNCIPVRLGPKDHLCPRRPQIKPRSFTRLTYLKSLYLDGNQLLEIPAGLPPNLQLLSLEANSIFSIMKNNLTELTNIERLYLGQNCYFRNPCNVSFFIEKDAFLSLKNLKLLSLKANNITYVPTTLPSTLTELYLYNNAIAKIQKEDFNNLHQLQLLDLSGNCPRCYNVPFPCTPCENNSPLQIHPSAFDGLTELQVLRLHSNSLQHVPQRWFKNIKKLKELDLSQNFLAKEIGDAKFLYLLHNLVQLDLSFNYELQVYRSALNLSDAFSSLKHLKVLRIKGYVFKELSSHHLSPLRSLSNLEVLDLGTNFIKIADLSIFEQFKTLKVIDLSMNKISPSGDSSEVGFCSSTRPSVEGQAPQVLETLHYFRYDEYARSCRFKNKETPSFLPFNKDCYMYGQTLDLSRNNIFFIKSSDFRHLSFLKCLNLSGNTIGQTLNGSEFQPLVGLKYLDFSNNRLDLLYSTAFEELRNLEVLDISSNSHYFQSEGITHMLNFTKNLKLLKKLMMNNNDIATSTSRTMESESLRILEFRGNHLDVLWRDGDNRYLKFFKNLLNLEELDISENSLTYLPSEVFDGMPPNLKTLSLVKNGLKSFNWERLQHLKNLETLDLSYNELKTVPDRLYNCSRSLKKLILKYNQIRQLTKYFLQDAFQLRYLDLSSNKIQIIQKTSFPENVLNNLEMLLLHHNRFLCTCDAVWFVWWVNHTEVTIPYLATDVTCVGPGAHRGQSVVSLDLYTCELDLTNLILFSLSLSVALSLMVITTANHLYFWDVWYSYHFCKAKIRGYRHLTSLDSCYDAFVVYDTKDPAVTEWVLDELVANLEDPREKHFNLCLEERDWLPGQPVLENLSQSIQLSKKTVFVMTNKYAKTENFKIAFYFSHQRLMDEKVDVIILIFLEKPLQKSKFLQLRKRLCKSSVLEWPTNPQAQPYFWQCLKNALATDNHGTYSQVFKETV, encoded by the exons ATGGGGCAA GTGTTTCCAATGTGGACATTGAAGAGACAGCTCTTTATGCTTTTAAACATAATCCTAGTTTCTGAACTCCTTGGAGCTAGATGGTTTCCTAAAACCCTGCCCTGTGATGTCAGTCTGGATCCTCCGAAGGCCCACGTGATTGTGGACTGCACAGACAAGCATTTGACAGAAATCCCCGGAGGTATTCCCACCAATGTCACCAACCTCACCCTCACCATTAACCACATACCCAGCCTCTCTCCAGCCTCCTTCCACCAGCTAGACTATCTGGTAGAGATCGATTTCCGATGCAACTGTATACCTGTTCGACTAGGGCCGAAAGACCATCTGTGCCCCAGGAGGCCACAGATTAAACCCAGAAGCTTTACTAGACTCACTTATTTGAAATCCCTTTATCTAGATGGAAACCAGCTTCTAGAAATACCTGCGGGTCTTCCTCCCAACCTGCAGCTGCTGAGCCTTGAGGCCAACAGTATCTTTTCTATCATGAAAAATAACCTAACAGAACTGACCAACATAGAAAGACTCTACTTGGGCCAAAACTGTTATTTTCGCAACCCTTGTAACGTTTCGTTTTTCATTGAGAAAGATGCTTTCCTGAGTCTgaaaaatctaaaactgctctccCTAAAAGCTAACAATATCACCTATGTCCCTACTACTTTGCCATCTACGTTAACGGAACTCTATCTTTATAACAACGCCATTGCAAAAATCCAAAAAGAGGATTTTAATAACCTCCATCAACTGCAACTTCTTGACCTAAGTGGAAATTGCCCTCGTTGTTACAATGTCCCATTTCCTTGTACACCCTGTGAAAATAATTCTCCCCTCCAGATCCACCCATCGGCTTTCGACGGGCTGACAGAATTACAAGTGTTACGTCTGCACAGTAACTCTCTTCAGCATGTGCCCCAAAGAtggtttaaaaacattaaaaagctgAAGGAGCTAGATCTTTCCCAAAACTTCTTGGCCAAAGAAATTGGGGATGCCAagtttttgtatcttcttcacaACCTTGTCCAGTTGGATCTGTCCTTCAATTATGAACTTCAGGTCTATCGTTCAGCTCTGAATCTGTCAGATGCATTTTCGTCCCTGAAACACCTGAAAGTTTTGCGGATCAAAGGATACGTTTTTAAGGAGCTGAGCAGCCATCATCTGTCCCCGCTACGGAGTCTTTCCAATCTGGAAGTTCTTGATCTTGGCACTAACTTCATAAAAATTGCGGACCTCAGCATATTTGAACAATTCAAAACATTGAAAGTCATAGATCtttcaatgaataaaatatcacCTTCAGGAGATTCAAGCGAAGTTGGCTTCTGCTCTAGCACCAGACCTTCTGTAGAAGGTCAAGCACCTCAGGTCCTAGAAACACTGCATTATTTCAGATATGATGAGTATGCAAGGAGTTGCAGGTTCAAAAACAAAGAGACtccttctttcttgccttttaatAAAGATTGTTACATGTATGGGCAGACCTTGGACCTAAGtagaaacaatatattttttatcaagTCCTCCGATTTTCGGCATCTCTCTTTCCTCAAATGCCTAAATTTGTCAGGAAATACCATTGGCCAAACTCTCAATGGCAGTGAATTTCAGCCTTTAGTGGGCTTGAAGTATTTGGACTTCTCGAACAACCGGCTTGATTTACTCTACTCAACAGCATTCGAGGAGTTGCGCAACCTGGAAGTTCTAGATATTAGCAGTAACAGCCATTACTTTCAATCAGAAGGAATTACTCACATGTTAAACTTTACCAAGAACCTAAAACTTCTGAAGAAACTGATGATGAACAACAATGACATCGCTACCTCCACCAGCAGGACCATGGAGAGCGAGTCTCTTAGAATTCTGGAATTCAGAGGCAATCATTTGGATGTTTTATGGAGAGATGGTGATAACAGATACTTGAAGTTCTTTAAGAATCTGCTGAACCTAGAGGAATTAGACATCTCGGAAAATTCCCTGACATACTTGCCTTCTGAAGTTTTCGATGGCATGCCTCCAAATCTGAAGACTCTCTCCTTGGTCAAAAATGGGCTCAAGTCCTTCAACTGGGAAAGACTCCAACATCTGAAGAATCTAGAAACTTTGGACCTCAGCTACAATGAGCTGAAGACTGTCCCCGACAGATTATACAACTGTTCCAGAAGCCTCAAGAAACTCATTCTTAAGTACAATCAAATCAGGCAACTGACAAAGTACTTTCTACAAGATGCTTTCCAGTTGCGGTATCTGGACCTCAGCTCAAATAAAATCCAGATTATCCAAAAGACCAGCTTTCCCGAAAACGTCCTCAACAATCTGGAGATGTTACTTCTTCATCACAATCGGTTTCTGTGTACCTGTGATGCCGTGTGGTTTGTCTGGTGGGTTAACCACACAGAGGTGACCATTCCTTACTTGGCCACAGATGTGACTTGTGTGGGGCCAGGAGCACACAGGGGCCAGAGTGTAGTTTCCCTGGATCTGTATACCTGTGAGTTAGACCTGACTAACCTGATtctgttctccctttccctgtcgGTGGCTCTTTCTCTGATGGTGATTACAACAGCCAACCACCTCTACTTCTGGGATGTGTGGTATAGCTACCATTTCTGTAAGGCCAAGATAAGGGGGTATCGGCATCTGACATCCCTGGATTCTTGCTATGACGCCTTTGTGGTGTATGACACTAAAGATCCCGCGGTGACAGAATGGGTTTTGGATGAACTGGTGGCCAACTTGGAAGACCCGAGAGAGAAACATTTCAATTTATGTCTGGAGGAAAGGGATTGGTTACCCGGGCAGCCAGTTTTGGAAAACCTTTCCCAGAGCATCCAGCTTAGCAAAAAGACGGTGTTTGTGATGACAAACAAGTATGCAAAGACTGAGAACTTCAAGATAgcgttttatttttcccatcagAGGCTCATGGATGAAAAAGTGGACGTCATTATCTTGATATTCCTTGAGAAGCCCCTTCAGAAATCCAAGTTCCTCCAGCTCCGGAAGAGGTTGTGTAAGAGTTCTGTCCTTGAGTGGCCAACAAACCCTCAGGCTCAGCCGTACTTCTGGCAGTGTCTGAAAAACGCCCTAGCCACTGACAATCATGGGACCTATAGTCAGGTGTTCAAAGAGACGGTCTAG